In Vigna angularis cultivar LongXiaoDou No.4 chromosome 8, ASM1680809v1, whole genome shotgun sequence, one DNA window encodes the following:
- the LOC108345499 gene encoding stress-induced protein KIN2 codes for MDSQNASYNAGQAKGQAQEKASNMMDKASDVAHSAQDSMQQGGQQMKEKAQGAADSIKSALNSKN; via the exons ATGGATTCCCAAAACGCAAGCTATAATGCTGGACAAGCCAAAGGCCAAGCTCAG GAAAAGGCTAGCAACATGATGGACAAGGCTAGTGATGTTGCTCATTCTGCTCAAGACTCCATGCAACAG GGTGGacaacaaatgaaagaaaaggcACAAGGAGCTGCTGATTCTATCAAGAGTGCTTTGAATTCAAAGAATTAA
- the LOC108345017 gene encoding probable polygalacturonase has product MKQFLHLRNNHVLGVISLILILGSVNVKVAEGRVHSELGQIEYPAINCRKHSASLKDFGGVGDGKTSNTKVFQSAISKLSQYASDGGATLIVPPGKWLTGPFNLTSHFTLFLQKDAVILASQNELEWPHLAVLPSYGRGRDAPGGRFSSLIFGTNLTDVVITGQNGTIDGQGSYWWDKFHKNQLTLTRPYMIEIMYSDQIQISDLTLVNSPTWFVHPIYSSNIIVKGLTILAPVDSPNTDGINPDSCTNTRIEDCYIVSGDDCISAKSGWDEYGIKFGRPTQHLVIRRVTCISPDSAMVALGSEMSGGIEDVRVEDLTAINTESAVRIKTAVGRGGFVKNIFVRGLNLNTMKYVFWMTGSYGQHPDSHYDPKALPTITGINFKDVVAKNVTYSAKLEGISNDPFTGICISNVTIEVSALKKKKLQWNCTDVAGVTNNVTPPPCALLPQKDKTDCAFPNDKLPIEAVQFKTCSL; this is encoded by the exons ATGAAGCAGTTTCTGCATCTCAGAAATAATCAT GTCCTTGGTGTGATCTCTTTAATTCTGATATTGGGATCAGTGAATGTGAAGGTAGCAGAAGGTAGGGTTCACAGTGAATTGGGCCAGATTGAATATCCTGCCATCAATTGCAGAAAGCACAGTGCAAGTTTGAAAGATTTTGGAGGAGTTGGTGATGGGAAAACATCAAACACAAAGGTTTTTCAATCTGCAATAAGCAAACTCAGCCAATATGCTTCTGATGGAGGTGCAACACTTATTGTGCCACCAGGGAAATGGCTAACAGGACCCTTTAATCTCACAAGCCATTTCACTCTTTTTCTTCAGAAGGATGCTGTTATTCTTGCTTCTCAG AACGAATTAGAATGGCCTCATCTTGCTGTGCTACCTTCTTATGGAAGAGGAAGAGATGCTCCTGGTGGAAGATTTAGCAGTCTAATTTTTGGGACTAATCTCACTGATGTTGTAATTACTG GTCAAAATGGTACAATTGATGGACAAGGATCTTATTGGTGGGACAAGTTCCACAAGAATCAGTTGACTCTCACAAGGCCCTACATGATTGAGATCATGTACTCTGATCAAATCCAAATATCAGATCTCACTTTGGTCAATTCCCCAACTTGGTTTGTCCATCCAATTTACAGCAG TAACATAATCGTAAAAGGGCTTACCATTCTTGCCCCAGTGGATTCTCCTAACACAGATGGCATAAACCCAG ATTCGTGCACAAACACTAGGATTGAAGACTGCTACATTGTTTCTGGTGATGATTGCATTTCGGCAAAAAGCGGGTGGGATGAGTATGGTATTAAATTTGGAAGGCCAACCCAACACTTAGTGATTAGAAGAGTGACTTGTATATCCCCAGACAGTGCCATGGTTGCACTAGGCAGTGAAATGTCTGGTGGAATTGAAGATGTTAGAGTTGAAGATCTCACTGCCATCAACACAGAATCAGCTGTTAGAATCAAAACAGCAGTTGGTAGAGGTGGATTTGTGAAGAACATATTTGTGAGAGGATTGAATCTGAATACCATGAAATATGTATTTTGGATGACTGGTTCTTATGGACAACACCCTGACTCTCACTATGACCCCAAAGCACTTCCTACCATTACCGGAATAAATTTCAAAGATGTTGTTGCCAAGAATGTTACATATTCTGCAAAACTTGAAGGAATCTCCAACGACCCTTTTACTGGAATCTGCATTTCTAATGTGACTATCGAAGTGAGTGcactgaagaagaagaagcttcaATGGAATTGCACTGATGTTGCTGGAGTTACCAATAATGTCACTCCTCCACCTTGTGCATTGCTGCCACAGAAAGATAAAACTGATTGTGCTTTTCCAAATGACAAACTACCCATTGAAGCTGTTCAATTCAAGACATGTTCCTTATAA
- the LOC108345483 gene encoding stress-induced protein KIN2: protein MDSQNASYNAGQAKGQAQEKASNMMDKASNVAQSAQDSMQQAGQQMQEKAQGAADSIKSALNSKN from the exons atggaCTCCCAAAACGCGAGCTACAATGCTGGGCAAGCCAAGGGCCAAGCTCAG GAAAAGGCTAGCAACATGATGGACAAGGCTAGCAATGTTGCTCAGTCTGCTCAAGACTCCATGCAACAG GCTGGACAACAAATGCAAGAAAAGGCACAAGGTGCTGCTGATTCTATCAAGAGTGCTTTGAATTCAAAGAACTAA